The Blastomonas fulva genome contains a region encoding:
- a CDS encoding dicarboxylate/amino acid:cation symporter, giving the protein MLGFWFRIPLWQRVIAALILGVITGLIWGEGAVAIKWIGDLFIRAIKMLVVPLIFFSLVAGVASIGDLRKLGAVGGRAMLLFLVTGQLAVILGLTMATLAKPGMGVDASLAGVTQPPAPPQTSATEMILKMVPENVVEAMATMDVLALIVFSLLLGIGILMAEKDGEPVAKIFDSGAIIMQKVTILVMELTPFGVFALMAWVAGTFGFEGLIPLAKLVALNYIGCAIIMLVMYSAMIKFIARLPVIDFFRGMIDAIAVSFSTASSNATLPVTLRCTQRNLGVSPSVSSFVVSLGATINMNGTAMYLGLATLFGAQIFGVDLSWGDYAMIAVTSTLGAVGAAGIPGAGLIMMALVFGSVGVPLETIALVAGVDRIMDMIRTTTNITGDAAIAVTVAAMTGELNRGEMISDDDV; this is encoded by the coding sequence ATTTTGGGTTTCTGGTTTCGTATTCCGCTTTGGCAGCGCGTTATCGCTGCCCTTATCCTCGGCGTCATTACCGGGCTCATCTGGGGTGAAGGCGCGGTCGCGATAAAGTGGATCGGTGACCTGTTCATCCGCGCGATCAAGATGCTGGTCGTTCCGCTGATCTTTTTCTCGCTGGTGGCGGGCGTGGCCTCGATCGGCGATCTGCGCAAGCTGGGTGCGGTCGGTGGGCGCGCGATGCTGCTGTTCCTCGTCACCGGCCAGCTGGCGGTCATCCTGGGCCTCACCATGGCCACTTTGGCCAAGCCGGGAATGGGCGTGGATGCCAGCCTCGCCGGGGTGACGCAGCCCCCTGCCCCGCCCCAGACATCCGCAACCGAGATGATCCTCAAGATGGTGCCGGAGAACGTCGTCGAAGCCATGGCGACGATGGATGTGCTGGCGCTGATCGTGTTCTCGCTGCTGCTCGGCATCGGCATCCTGATGGCGGAAAAGGACGGCGAACCGGTCGCGAAGATCTTCGATTCCGGCGCGATCATCATGCAGAAGGTCACTATCCTGGTGATGGAGCTGACCCCCTTTGGCGTCTTTGCCCTGATGGCCTGGGTCGCAGGGACGTTCGGGTTCGAGGGACTGATCCCGCTCGCCAAATTGGTGGCGCTCAATTACATCGGATGCGCGATCATTATGCTGGTCATGTATTCGGCGATGATCAAGTTCATCGCCCGGCTGCCGGTGATCGATTTCTTCCGCGGCATGATCGACGCCATAGCGGTGAGCTTTTCCACCGCGTCATCCAACGCCACTCTGCCCGTCACCTTGCGCTGCACCCAGCGCAACCTGGGGGTATCGCCAAGCGTGTCGAGCTTTGTCGTGTCATTGGGCGCGACGATCAACATGAACGGTACAGCGATGTATCTGGGCCTTGCCACGCTGTTCGGTGCGCAGATCTTCGGCGTCGATCTCAGCTGGGGGGATTATGCGATGATCGCGGTGACATCGACGCTGGGCGCGGTGGGTGCTGCGGGCATTCCGGGCGCCGGGCTGATCATGATGGCACTGGTGTTCGGATCGGTGGGCGTTCCGCTGGAAACGATCGCGCTGGTGGCGGGCGTCGACCGCATCATGGACATGATCCGCACCACCACCAACATCACCGGCGATGCCGCCATCGCGGTCACCGTCGCGGCGATGACCGGCGAGCTCAACCGCGGAGAAATGATCTCGGACGACGACGTCTGA
- a CDS encoding SLC13 family permease: MEDIRLFIETWQAQIGLVILGLMFVGFVMERFPAAVIAILGACSFLFLGIIDSKQLFSVFSNSAPITIGAMFILSGALLRTGTIDAIAGAIIRRAGKHPRLAVGEMFLGVYVASAFMNNTPVVVVMIPIILKLAQATGYSAKKLLIPLSFITILGGTTTLIGTSTNLIVDSVARGSGLAPFGIFEITPYGLVAGVSGMIMLGLFSAWLLPKDDLGPSDGNTKDELFLTELTIRNASVLKGKALAETAIGKRAKIAVTAIKRDGRYLRHNLAAEVLQPDDVVVIRTDLPELMSLRKSADFKVGIVRKGDVGAMGEVVVEAMVAPSHPSIGNRLYDIPFLSMLNVRILGLSRFRNLPRSDLPNAKIHAADKLVVTGSKADIARMYENPNLFGVASTSARAFRRDKAPLAIGALAAVVLLSAFNVVAIEVAAILAVGFILIARCIDAEEAWGSIDGNVLVLIFGMLAVGLGLEQAGSVNIVVDALAPYLDDVPVWAVVFAVYVLSVLLTEIITNNAVAIIVTPIVIKLGMDLGIDPRPLVIAVMFAASASFATPIGYQTNTLVYAAGGYRFTDFFKAGIPLTIGVGLATCFAIVALS, from the coding sequence ATGGAAGACATCCGCCTGTTCATTGAAACTTGGCAGGCCCAGATCGGTCTTGTCATCCTGGGGCTGATGTTCGTCGGCTTTGTTATGGAACGCTTCCCCGCCGCGGTGATTGCGATCCTGGGCGCGTGCTCGTTCCTGTTCCTGGGCATCATCGATTCCAAGCAGCTGTTTTCGGTCTTCTCAAACAGCGCGCCGATCACCATCGGGGCGATGTTCATCCTGTCGGGCGCGCTGCTGCGCACCGGCACGATCGACGCGATCGCCGGAGCGATCATCCGACGGGCGGGAAAGCACCCGCGGCTGGCCGTGGGCGAGATGTTCCTGGGCGTCTATGTCGCCTCGGCGTTCATGAACAACACGCCGGTGGTGGTGGTGATGATTCCGATCATCCTCAAGCTGGCGCAGGCGACCGGCTATTCGGCCAAGAAGCTGCTGATCCCGCTCAGCTTCATCACGATCCTGGGCGGCACCACCACGCTGATCGGCACCTCGACCAACCTTATCGTCGATTCGGTGGCACGCGGCAGCGGGCTCGCGCCGTTCGGAATCTTCGAGATCACACCTTATGGTCTGGTGGCGGGCGTTTCCGGCATGATCATGCTGGGGCTGTTCAGCGCCTGGCTGCTGCCCAAGGACGATCTGGGCCCCAGCGACGGCAACACCAAGGACGAGCTGTTCCTGACTGAGCTGACCATCCGGAACGCATCGGTTCTGAAAGGCAAGGCGCTGGCAGAAACCGCGATCGGCAAGCGCGCCAAGATTGCAGTCACCGCGATCAAGCGAGATGGTCGCTATCTCCGACACAATCTGGCCGCAGAGGTTCTGCAGCCTGATGATGTCGTCGTTATCCGAACCGATCTGCCCGAACTGATGTCGCTGCGCAAAAGCGCGGACTTCAAGGTCGGCATTGTGCGCAAAGGCGATGTCGGCGCGATGGGCGAAGTGGTGGTGGAGGCGATGGTCGCGCCCAGCCATCCCAGCATCGGCAACCGGTTGTACGACATCCCCTTCCTGTCGATGCTCAACGTGCGCATCCTGGGCCTCAGCCGTTTTCGCAACCTGCCCCGCTCCGATCTGCCCAACGCCAAGATCCATGCCGCCGACAAATTGGTGGTGACCGGGTCGAAGGCGGACATCGCGCGGATGTACGAGAACCCCAATCTGTTCGGCGTTGCCAGCACCAGCGCGCGGGCCTTTCGCCGCGACAAGGCGCCGCTGGCGATCGGTGCGCTGGCCGCCGTCGTGCTGCTCTCGGCGTTCAACGTCGTCGCGATCGAGGTGGCCGCGATCCTCGCGGTCGGCTTCATCCTCATCGCGCGCTGCATCGATGCCGAAGAGGCGTGGGGTTCGATCGACGGCAATGTGCTGGTGCTGATTTTCGGCATGCTCGCGGTCGGGCTGGGGCTCGAGCAGGCAGGCAGCGTCAACATCGTCGTCGATGCGCTCGCGCCGTATCTGGACGATGTTCCGGTCTGGGCGGTGGTGTTCGCGGTCTATGTCCTTTCGGTGCTGCTGACCGAGATCATCACCAACAATGCCGTCGCGATCATCGTCACGCCCATCGTCATCAAGCTGGGTATGGACCTTGGCATCGATCCGCGCCCGCTGGTGATTGCGGTGATGTTCGCCGCGTCGGCGAGCTTTGCCACCCCGATCGGCTATCAGACCAACACCCTCGTCTATGCTGCCGGCGGATATCGTTTCACCGACTTCTTCAAGGCCGGCATTCCGCTCACCATCGGGGTTGGCCTCGCGACCTGCTTTGCCATCGTTGCGCTGAGCTGA
- a CDS encoding spinster family MFS transporter — MTVTRTGAGDTLPPAGLAVTAAPAATAPTYTAMPRTMLWTLMIIYIFNFLDRQIVSILAEPIKRDFGLSDTQLGLMTGLAFALFYTLLGIPIARYADRSTTNRVSLIAWSVAIWSAMTMACGAARTFPQLLLARVGVGVGEAGCTPAAHSLISDSVPPEKRSSAIAFYGLGIPIGSLLGMVIGGGLADAYGWRTAFMAVGLPGLVLAVLVPFLMKEPRRVGMVAGDRVPKAKVQVPVGEALRELATSRCFVLLCLAGGLIAFLSYGKTVWVSVLFIRNFGLTPGETGLYLGVSLGVASMIGTWGGGKLADHFGKRDRKHMLTGPAIAIAVAAPMLFLAYSASDWRVALALLILPTAMNIMYYGPVYACVQGLVRPELRAVAASVMLFSQNLIGLGLGPLLFGVMSDAFQPLAGADSVRWVLYGAAWLGLIPAFLFWRASLRLTRELKSG, encoded by the coding sequence ATGACCGTAACCCGCACAGGCGCAGGAGATACCCTGCCGCCGGCCGGATTGGCCGTAACCGCAGCGCCTGCCGCCACTGCCCCGACCTACACCGCTATGCCCCGCACGATGCTGTGGACGCTGATGATCATCTACATCTTCAATTTCCTCGACCGGCAGATCGTCTCGATCCTGGCCGAGCCGATCAAACGCGATTTCGGGCTGAGCGACACGCAACTGGGGCTGATGACCGGGCTCGCCTTTGCGTTGTTCTATACGCTGCTTGGCATTCCGATTGCGCGCTATGCAGATCGCAGCACCACCAACCGGGTGTCGCTGATCGCATGGTCGGTGGCGATCTGGTCGGCGATGACGATGGCCTGCGGCGCGGCGCGCACCTTTCCGCAACTGCTGCTGGCGCGCGTCGGCGTGGGCGTTGGCGAAGCCGGGTGCACGCCTGCTGCGCACTCGCTGATCAGCGACAGCGTGCCACCGGAGAAACGTTCGTCCGCAATCGCGTTCTATGGCCTCGGCATCCCCATCGGATCGCTGCTGGGGATGGTGATCGGCGGCGGTCTCGCCGATGCCTATGGCTGGCGCACCGCCTTCATGGCCGTGGGCCTTCCGGGCCTTGTGCTGGCGGTGCTTGTGCCGTTCCTGATGAAGGAGCCGCGCCGGGTCGGTATGGTTGCCGGGGACCGGGTGCCCAAAGCCAAGGTGCAGGTGCCGGTGGGCGAAGCGCTGCGCGAACTCGCGACATCGCGGTGCTTCGTGCTGCTGTGCCTGGCAGGCGGGCTGATCGCCTTCCTGTCCTACGGCAAGACCGTCTGGGTATCGGTGCTGTTCATCCGTAATTTCGGGCTCACGCCTGGCGAGACGGGCCTGTACCTCGGCGTCTCGCTGGGTGTGGCGAGCATGATCGGCACCTGGGGCGGCGGCAAGCTGGCAGATCACTTCGGCAAGCGCGATCGCAAGCATATGCTCACCGGTCCCGCCATCGCCATTGCGGTGGCTGCACCCATGCTTTTCCTCGCCTATTCCGCCAGCGACTGGCGCGTAGCATTGGCGTTGCTGATCCTGCCGACCGCGATGAACATCATGTATTACGGCCCGGTCTATGCCTGCGTCCAGGGGCTGGTGCGGCCTGAACTGCGCGCGGTGGCCGCATCGGTCATGCTGTTTTCGCAGAACCTGATCGGGCTGGGCCTGGGCCCGTTGCTGTTCGGCGTGATGTCCGATGCCTTCCAGCCGCTGGCAGGCGCCGACAGTGTCCGCTGGGTGCTTTATGGCGCAGCCTGGCTGGGCCTGATCCCCGCCTTTCTGTTCTGGCGCGCGAGTTTGAGGCTGACACGGGAACTCAAGAGCGGGTAA
- the aroC gene encoding chorismate synthase: protein MSFNTFGRVFRFTTWGESHGPALGAVVDGCPPGLTLSETDIQPYLDARRPGTSRFTTQRQEPDAVRILSGVFEGRTTGTPISLMIENVDQRSKDYSEVAKAYRPGHADYAYDRKYGFRDYRGGGRSSARETAARVAAGGVARLVIPEVTLVAYVAELGGDSIDPARFDAAEIARNPFFCPDPEAAKRWEAKVDAARKSGSSLGAVVECVATGVPAGWGAPLYAKLDSELAAACMSINAVKGVEIGDGFAAARLSGERNADPMRPGADGDPEFLANHAGGIAGGISTGQPVVVRVAFKPTSSILTPVETITRDGDASEIVTKGRHDPCVGIRGTPVVEAMVALVLADQKLLHRAQCG, encoded by the coding sequence ATGAGCTTCAACACCTTTGGCCGCGTGTTTCGCTTCACCACCTGGGGGGAAAGCCATGGGCCGGCGCTGGGCGCTGTCGTCGACGGGTGCCCTCCGGGATTGACCCTCAGCGAGACCGACATCCAGCCATATCTGGACGCGCGGCGCCCCGGCACCTCGCGCTTCACCACACAGCGGCAGGAGCCCGATGCGGTTCGGATCCTCTCGGGCGTGTTCGAAGGCCGCACCACCGGCACCCCGATCTCGCTGATGATCGAGAATGTCGACCAGCGCTCCAAGGACTATAGCGAGGTCGCCAAGGCCTATCGCCCCGGCCATGCCGATTACGCCTATGACCGTAAATACGGCTTTCGCGATTATCGCGGCGGTGGCCGGTCGAGCGCGCGCGAGACTGCGGCGCGGGTGGCGGCAGGCGGGGTTGCGCGGCTGGTGATCCCCGAAGTGACTTTGGTCGCCTATGTCGCCGAACTGGGCGGCGACAGCATCGACCCTGCCCGCTTCGACGCCGCCGAGATCGCCCGCAACCCGTTCTTCTGCCCCGACCCCGAAGCTGCAAAGCGCTGGGAAGCGAAGGTCGATGCCGCGCGCAAATCGGGCAGCTCGCTGGGCGCCGTGGTCGAATGCGTGGCCACCGGCGTTCCTGCCGGCTGGGGCGCGCCGCTCTATGCCAAGCTCGACAGCGAGCTGGCCGCCGCGTGCATGTCGATCAACGCGGTCAAGGGCGTCGAAATCGGCGACGGCTTTGCCGCCGCGCGGCTGAGCGGCGAGCGCAATGCCGACCCGATGCGCCCCGGCGCCGATGGCGATCCCGAATTCCTCGCTAACCATGCCGGCGGCATTGCAGGCGGCATCTCGACAGGCCAGCCAGTGGTGGTGCGCGTCGCCTTCAAGCCGACCAGCTCGATCCTGACCCCGGTCGAGACAATCACCCGTGATGGCGACGCCAGCGAGATCGTCACCAAGGGCCGCCACGACCCGTGCGTCGGCATCCGCGGCACTCCGGTGGTCGAAGCGATGGTGGCGCTGGTTCTTGCCGACCAGAAGCTGCTTCACCGCGCGCAATGCGGCTGA
- a CDS encoding DUF2442 domain-containing protein yields the protein MDISISPTSARCDEDALWVNLSDGRTIGVPLAWFPRLLDATPEQRAAVTLSPAGLHWEEIDEDISVAGLIAGRGDMTRPSSRAA from the coding sequence ATGGATATTTCTATTAGCCCGACGTCCGCCCGGTGCGATGAGGACGCCCTGTGGGTCAATCTGTCTGATGGACGCACCATCGGAGTGCCACTGGCGTGGTTTCCCAGGTTGCTCGACGCGACGCCAGAACAGCGGGCAGCGGTTACGCTGTCCCCTGCCGGGCTGCATTGGGAAGAGATTGATGAGGATATTTCCGTTGCAGGCCTGATTGCGGGACGGGGTGACATGACGCGGCCCTCGTCGCGCGCGGCATAG
- a CDS encoding DUF4160 domain-containing protein — MPTVLRDRGFRYFFYSDEGSPLEPCHVHVSNGDGEAKFWVGDDVTVAYNRGLNRRDLAFAMMVVRAKRSQIERAWHGYFY; from the coding sequence GTGCCAACCGTCCTGAGAGATCGCGGGTTTCGCTATTTCTTCTATTCGGACGAAGGCAGTCCGCTAGAGCCTTGCCATGTTCATGTCAGCAATGGCGATGGCGAAGCGAAGTTCTGGGTTGGCGATGATGTGACGGTGGCATACAATCGCGGCCTCAACCGGCGCGATCTGGCCTTTGCCATGATGGTCGTACGGGCAAAGCGCAGTCAGATCGAAAGGGCCTGGCATGGATATTTCTATTAG
- the fabI gene encoding enoyl-ACP reductase FabI gives MNGLMQGKRGLIMGLANNKSLAWGIAQQLAAQGAELAFSYQGEALGKRVIPLAAELGSDFTFECDVSDMDALDSAFATLATRWPTIDFVVHAIGFSDKNELRGLYVDTSLDNFLMTMNISAYSLVAVAKRARPMMPNGGSIVTLSYYGAEKVIPHYNVMGVAKAALEASVKYLANDLGPENIRVNAISAGPIKTLAASGIGDFRYILKWNEYNAPMRRNVTIEDVGGAGLYLCSHLSSGVTGETHHVDAGYHVVGMKQEDAPDIALDQ, from the coding sequence ATGAACGGTTTGATGCAGGGCAAACGCGGCCTGATCATGGGCCTGGCCAACAACAAGTCGCTGGCCTGGGGTATTGCGCAGCAGCTTGCCGCGCAGGGCGCAGAGCTGGCCTTTTCCTATCAGGGCGAGGCGCTGGGCAAGCGGGTCATCCCGCTCGCGGCTGAACTGGGCAGCGATTTCACCTTCGAATGCGACGTGTCGGACATGGACGCGCTCGACAGCGCTTTCGCCACGCTGGCGACACGCTGGCCGACGATCGACTTCGTCGTCCACGCGATCGGATTTTCGGACAAGAACGAGCTGCGGGGACTGTATGTCGACACCAGCCTCGACAATTTCCTGATGACCATGAACATCTCGGCCTATTCGCTGGTCGCGGTTGCCAAGCGCGCCCGTCCGATGATGCCCAATGGCGGATCGATCGTGACCTTGAGCTATTACGGCGCCGAAAAGGTCATCCCGCATTACAACGTGATGGGTGTCGCCAAGGCCGCGCTGGAGGCGAGCGTCAAGTATCTCGCCAACGATCTGGGGCCTGAGAATATCCGCGTCAACGCGATCTCCGCAGGCCCGATCAAGACGCTGGCGGCGAGCGGCATCGGCGATTTCCGCTACATCCTCAAGTGGAACGAATACAACGCCCCGATGCGCCGCAATGTCACGATCGAGGATGTCGGCGGCGCTGGCCTCTATCTGTGCTCGCACCTGTCCTCGGGCGTCACCGGCGAAACCCATCATGTCGATGCCGGCTATCACGTCGTCGGCATGAAGCAAGAAGACGCCCCGGATATCGCGCTGGATCAGTGA
- a CDS encoding YihY/virulence factor BrkB family protein, giving the protein MPLTDLLNPHHLQRAYAKSLKIVREVVGNVAVHGGVVAGNFAYLALLTIFPFFIVAAAMGGVFGRSEYGQQAVNAFLAAVPPSTASVIAAPMESAMSARTGPLLWLAVIVGLWTTGSLIETIRSLIRRAYGATSDKPFWRYRLGSMALIIIAVIATMLALSMQVVLVGAAEVIAASFRFPEDALSLVAFSQLFTFLVLLGMLYLVFGMLTPTVYRRAGHPIWPGPLFISIWWMVSLSVLPFFLSNFADYDLTYGSLAGVMVSLIFFFLIGLAMVIGAELNAAIARARGGVSQATAIE; this is encoded by the coding sequence ATGCCGCTTACCGATCTGTTGAACCCGCACCACCTCCAGCGCGCCTATGCCAAGTCGCTGAAGATCGTCCGCGAGGTCGTGGGCAACGTTGCTGTCCACGGCGGGGTGGTTGCCGGCAATTTCGCGTATCTGGCACTGCTTACCATCTTTCCGTTTTTCATCGTCGCCGCCGCGATGGGCGGAGTGTTCGGGCGCAGCGAATACGGCCAGCAGGCGGTCAACGCCTTTCTCGCCGCGGTTCCGCCCAGCACCGCTTCGGTGATCGCAGCACCGATGGAATCGGCGATGAGCGCGCGCACCGGCCCGCTGCTGTGGCTTGCGGTGATCGTCGGGCTGTGGACCACCGGCAGCCTGATCGAAACGATCCGCTCGCTGATCCGCCGCGCTTATGGCGCCACCTCGGACAAGCCGTTCTGGCGCTACCGGCTGGGGTCGATGGCACTGATCATCATCGCGGTGATCGCCACCATGCTGGCGCTCAGCATGCAGGTGGTGCTGGTGGGGGCGGCAGAAGTGATCGCCGCCAGCTTCCGCTTTCCCGAAGACGCGCTGTCGCTGGTCGCCTTCAGCCAGCTGTTCACCTTTCTGGTGCTGCTCGGCATGCTGTATCTGGTGTTCGGAATGCTCACCCCGACGGTCTATCGCCGCGCAGGCCACCCGATCTGGCCCGGCCCGCTGTTCATCAGCATCTGGTGGATGGTGAGCCTTTCGGTGCTGCCGTTTTTCCTCAGCAATTTTGCCGACTACGACCTCACTTATGGCAGCCTTGCAGGCGTGATGGTCAGCCTCATTTTCTTCTTTCTCATCGGCCTTGCTATGGTAATCGGGGCCGAACTCAACGCGGCCATCGCCCGCGCGCGCGGCGGTGTGTCGCAAGCAACAGCTATTGAATAA
- a CDS encoding DnaJ C-terminal domain-containing protein, producing MADPYAILGVSKGASEKDIKSAYRKLAKELHPDYNKDNAAAAARFSEVTRAYDLLSDKDKRARFDRGEIDIDGNPAAPFGFGGGGGGFRQQGRANENAGFSGFGNDGVDFADIFDGLFGGLGGGSTYRGAGRSSAPKGANVAYKLAVDFTDAAALKPQRITLADGKTIDLKLPNGVETGTNMRLSGKGQPGPGGAGDGIVTIEVRSHRFFRRDGDNVRLDLPITLKEAVAGGEVRVPTVDGAVMMKIKPGSQSGQQMRLKGKGFHGKTGVRGDQIIELQIRLPEGGDAALAQFVEGWQADYDPRSGLMA from the coding sequence ATGGCTGATCCCTATGCAATTCTCGGCGTGTCCAAGGGCGCGAGCGAAAAGGACATCAAGAGCGCGTACCGCAAGCTCGCCAAGGAACTGCACCCCGATTACAACAAGGACAATGCGGCAGCCGCAGCGCGCTTCTCCGAAGTGACGCGCGCCTATGACCTGCTTTCCGACAAGGACAAGCGCGCGCGGTTCGACCGGGGCGAAATCGATATCGACGGCAATCCGGCGGCGCCCTTTGGCTTTGGCGGTGGCGGCGGCGGATTTCGCCAGCAGGGCCGCGCGAACGAGAATGCGGGTTTTTCGGGCTTCGGCAATGACGGCGTCGACTTTGCCGATATCTTCGACGGGCTGTTCGGCGGTCTGGGGGGCGGCAGCACCTATCGCGGCGCGGGCCGCAGCAGCGCGCCCAAGGGCGCCAATGTCGCCTACAAGCTGGCGGTCGATTTCACCGATGCCGCCGCGCTGAAGCCGCAGCGGATCACGCTGGCCGATGGCAAGACCATCGATCTCAAGCTCCCCAATGGCGTCGAGACCGGAACCAACATGCGCCTGTCGGGCAAGGGCCAGCCCGGCCCCGGTGGCGCGGGCGACGGCATCGTCACCATCGAGGTGCGTAGCCACCGCTTCTTCCGCCGCGATGGCGACAATGTCCGGCTCGATCTGCCGATCACGCTCAAGGAAGCCGTGGCCGGCGGCGAGGTGCGCGTGCCCACCGTCGATGGCGCAGTGATGATGAAGATCAAGCCCGGCAGCCAGTCGGGCCAGCAGATGCGCCTCAAGGGCAAGGGCTTTCACGGCAAGACCGGAGTGCGCGGCGACCAGATCATCGAGCTCCAAATCCGCCTGCCCGAGGGCGGCGATGCCGCGCTGGCGCAGTTCGTCGAGGGCTGGCAGGCCGATTACGACCCGCGTTCAGGCCTGATGGCCTGA
- a CDS encoding ABA4-like family protein has product MWEQIFGAANLLAMIAWVVLILGPRREIVMRALFFGPLLMLALGYVTGLTLVLTGAVPTGGGPNFASIEGVRSIFSSDPGVTIGWVHYLVFDLFVGLWIARNADAHGLDTLKGRLIQGPILFFTFAAGPFGLALYIALRAIFLRGRSAHLIPA; this is encoded by the coding sequence ATGTGGGAGCAGATTTTCGGGGCCGCCAACCTGCTGGCGATGATCGCCTGGGTGGTGCTCATTCTGGGGCCCCGGCGCGAGATCGTGATGCGCGCGCTCTTCTTCGGTCCGCTGCTGATGCTGGCGCTGGGCTATGTCACCGGGCTGACGCTTGTTCTGACCGGGGCGGTTCCGACCGGCGGCGGCCCGAACTTTGCGTCGATCGAAGGCGTGCGCAGCATCTTCTCGAGCGACCCGGGAGTGACGATCGGCTGGGTGCATTATCTCGTTTTCGACCTGTTCGTCGGGCTGTGGATCGCGCGCAATGCCGACGCCCATGGGCTCGATACGCTCAAAGGCCGGCTGATCCAGGGGCCGATCCTGTTCTTCACCTTTGCCGCTGGGCCATTCGGACTGGCGCTGTATATCGCGCTGCGGGCAATTTTTTTGCGCGGCCGCTCGGCTCATCTGATACCGGCTTGA
- the pdxH gene encoding pyridoxamine 5'-phosphate oxidase yields MADNPFALFDEWYGRARETEINDSNAMALATADAAGYPSVRMVLLKGHGPDGFVFYTNYEGRKGGELLANPNAALLFHWKSLRRQIRIEGPVEPVDDATADAYFASRSRDSQLGAWASDQSRPLPERAIFEQRFAEVEARFAESQVPRPPHWSGFRVVPQRIEFWEDRDHRLHHRRVFTRTSTGWDEGLLYP; encoded by the coding sequence ATGGCTGACAATCCCTTTGCACTGTTCGACGAATGGTATGGGCGCGCCCGCGAGACCGAGATCAACGACAGCAACGCCATGGCGCTCGCAACTGCCGATGCAGCCGGGTACCCCTCGGTGCGGATGGTGCTGCTCAAGGGTCACGGTCCCGACGGGTTCGTGTTCTACACCAATTACGAGGGTCGCAAGGGAGGCGAACTGCTCGCCAATCCGAATGCTGCGCTGCTGTTTCACTGGAAATCGCTGCGCCGCCAGATCCGTATCGAAGGCCCGGTGGAGCCGGTCGACGATGCGACGGCCGATGCCTATTTCGCCAGCCGCTCGCGCGATTCGCAGCTGGGTGCCTGGGCATCCGACCAGTCGCGGCCGCTGCCCGAGCGCGCCATCTTCGAGCAGCGCTTTGCCGAAGTGGAAGCGCGGTTCGCCGAAAGCCAGGTGCCGCGCCCGCCGCACTGGTCAGGATTTCGCGTCGTGCCGCAGCGCATCGAGTTCTGGGAGGATCGCGACCACCGGCTGCACCACCGCCGGGTGTTCACCCGCACTTCCACCGGCTGGGATGAAGGACTGCTGTACCCATGA
- a CDS encoding PhzF family phenazine biosynthesis protein has protein sequence MTQLPATLPYCHIDAFADRPFTGNQAAVMPLDAWLDDAVLQAIGEENNFAETAFIVPSDSEDADYELRWFTPAVEIAMCGHATLASGHYAFENGFAGDTVRFATRKAGVLVVTRDGDRLALSLPAYAPSPAPLPDWTSALGALPAEYHVYPGDYHVLLFDHADDVAALAPDMKALAALGDHQFICTAPGKDTDVLSRVLVPGAGVDEDSVTGSAHAVLTPFWAARLGRSSFTAFQASKRGGLLHCTLDSDRAVLGGHCVTVVTGTFRLR, from the coding sequence ATGACCCAATTGCCCGCAACGCTGCCCTATTGCCATATCGATGCCTTTGCCGACCGGCCCTTCACCGGCAACCAGGCAGCGGTGATGCCGCTCGATGCCTGGCTCGACGATGCGGTGCTGCAGGCGATCGGTGAGGAGAACAACTTCGCCGAGACCGCGTTCATCGTGCCCAGCGACAGCGAGGATGCCGATTACGAGCTGCGCTGGTTCACGCCTGCGGTCGAGATCGCGATGTGCGGCCATGCGACGCTGGCATCGGGGCATTATGCCTTCGAGAACGGCTTTGCCGGTGACACGGTGCGGTTCGCCACGCGCAAAGCGGGCGTGCTGGTGGTGACACGCGACGGCGATCGGCTGGCGCTGTCGCTGCCTGCCTATGCGCCATCGCCGGCGCCGCTGCCCGACTGGACATCGGCGCTGGGCGCGCTTCCGGCGGAATATCATGTCTATCCCGGCGATTATCACGTGCTGCTGTTCGACCATGCCGATGACGTGGCGGCGCTTGCGCCGGACATGAAGGCGCTGGCTGCGCTGGGCGATCACCAGTTCATCTGCACCGCGCCGGGCAAGGACACCGATGTGCTCAGCCGGGTGTTAGTGCCGGGGGCAGGGGTGGATGAGGACAGCGTCACGGGATCGGCGCACGCGGTGCTCACCCCGTTCTGGGCGGCACGGCTGGGGCGCAGCAGCTTCACCGCATTCCAGGCCAGCAAGCGCGGCGGCCTGCTGCACTGCACGCTCGACAGCGACCGCGCGGTGCTCGGCGGCCATTGCGTCACCGTGGTGACGGGGACGTTTCGGCTGCGCTGA